GTATAGTTTACTGCTATGTTTTATGTGGAATAAGGTGTATGCATTTATATGTTAAAAGACTATAATGAAATTACATTCTTATTTACTCCATATCTTAATGATGACATATTATAATGAtgacagttcagttcagtcgtTATGAATTATCTCGCCCCGATAGTGCAGCCTATTACAAGAATGGCACAGTATAGGATGGCCTACTAAAGTCATGTGGTCTGAACCCATTAAACCTTacagttcacacacaaacagtttgaggcctaatttatttattagtgcaaaacaaattcaccaaACAGCCACATGGTGACAGATGCATCAGCACCGTGGACAGCGCCACACATCAATCAGAACTATGTCAGCGTTTCTTCTGCTCTCTCATCGACTGTCAGGCCTGCTCGAGATTTGCAAACATTCACTGAAGAGATGCATGAGCTCTGAAGTGTCTATAAGGGAAACGGTACGCAGCATTGCCTTTCACAGAGAACTCAAGCCAGGCTCTGTTTTGGTACCATGCGCTGCTGAAAGTGCGCATGGTACTGACTGCTTCACAGTTACATTTActtcaatcattaataaacatgcTCCCCTCAAGAAATTCAGGATCAAAGACAGAATTGCACCTTGGTTCTCAAAGGAACTATCAACTTTGTTCCGTGAGAAGAACAAAGCCTGGTCTCGTGCGAGGCGTTCAGGTGACCCTGCACATTGGTTGTACTTCAAACAACTTAGGAATAAATGTACTACAGCAGTGAGAAAATCAAAATCTGATTACTATTTAGCTCTAATCACTAACTCCTCCTCAAACCCAGCCCACTGGAAATTCTGGCGATTCAGATGATTTAGAGATCTGCCTTATCCTCAACAAGTACTTCACAGATGCTGCACTTTTATTTGAGAGAGAGTATCCAGAGCTTCTTTAAGTCAGTACTGATAGCACTGGTGCTGATGCTGACGCTGATAGTGAGAGTGCTAGGGGTCAAACcagtttctccctctgttccttCACACACAGTGAAGTGCTGAATGCACTACAATCCATAGATCCTAAATGCTCTACTGGTGAGGATAATTTGGATTCCTTCTTTTTAAAGCTTGCAGCCCCTGTTATCACACAGCACCTTACCAACATTTTTAATCTGTCCATCTCAATTGGAAAATTTCCCATACTATGGAAAACTGTTCATGTAGTCCCCTTACACAGAGGTGGCACTGGGGATGACTTAAACAACTATCGCCCCATCTCCAAATTACCTTGTCTAGAAAAAGTAATGGAATCTTTGGTCAACTCTCAACTCAAGCCTTTTATTTCAGACCATTCAGTCTTAAGTCCTTTTCAGTCTGGCTTCAGAGCCAATCATAGTACAATCTCCACCATCACATTGGTGACAAATGACATAATAACTGCATTAGATAAGAGGTATCACTGTGCTGCTCTTTTTATAGATTTGTCTaaagcatttgatacagttgatcaCCACTTGCTTCTCAGAAAATTAGATGCTATTGGTTtggataaaaatgcatgtacCTGGTTTCAGAGCTACTTATTTGATAGGCTTTAGGGTGTTAAACTTGGTCAtacaaaatctgaatttttggtAACTAATAGAGGTGTGCAACAAGGTTCTGTCCTGGGCCCCATACTTTTCACTGTCTATATAAATGATATTGTTTCTTCTGTAAGTGATTGCCATGCTcatctttatgctgatgacacaatTTTATATCGTATCACGGATTCTGTACAGCTAGCCACCAAAAATCTGCAACTTGCTTTTAATTCTTTTCAAGAATCCCTTATCTGACATAAACTACTTCTTAATGCAACTAAGACaaaattcatgttgttttccagagCCAAAAACATTGACTACAATAGTGTATACACCAAAACTGGTTCAGAAATCAAGAGTGTCACAGAATACAAATATCTAGGCATCTGGCCTGATGAGGAGTTCTCATTCAAGTTCCACGTGAATGAGCTAGCCTCCAAGTTGCGACAAAAGATTGGCTTTCTGtacagaaataaatcaagttTTCCAGTACACTCAAGAAAAAGAATTGTtgaagctgtatttttgtctgtcatggATTATGGGGATGTAATTTACAAACATGCTGCTGCTTCAACTCTGAAGCCCCTGGACACTGTTTATCACTCTGCCCTTAGATTTATAACTGGCGATAGATATGACACTCATTATTGCTTGCTCTACAAGAAAGTTGGTTGGCCCTCCCTTGAAGAGAGGCGCAAAGGACATTGGCTTTTATTCATCTTTAAGGCCCTTCTTGGTAGACTACCATCATATATCACAAACCTTTTAGCATGGAATTCTGGCACTTACGTGACCCGTTCATCTGACTTGCTACTCCTAAAAGTTCCCCGAGCTTGTACTGAACTTGGTAAAACTGCATTCTCCCATAATGCCCCAAACTCGTGGAACACCCTCCAGCACACTCTGAAGATGCAAGCACTCCCCTCTCTTGCACAGTTtaagactttaatctcagaacactgtgtttctgattgtatttgttttaaatgattttcttattatatgtatgtgttattttgtttttaatgcgcTTGTAAACTCGATGGCATTGAAAATGAGGGTAGCCTCAATGTCCATTCGAGAATGAATAAAGGTTCAGTGAATGAAGTGCATTACTTCAACGAGACGAGCTGAACTGGAAAATGATCCAGGAGGAGCTGTTTGGGTTTATCAACCCCGAGGTCGTGTGGAGTTACACTGCTGGATTCTCCAAGATGAGAGTTGGTAAAAAGGCTACCGCTAACAGATGCGCACCTGCCATctgtttctgttgctgctggttGCAGAAAAGGTGAGCCAGGCCccggtggtggtgttggtggtggtggagtgGAGGGGAAAAGTGGAGCATAGATGGCCCAGTGGTGACTGCTCTTGTCCCTGCTTTGGTTGCTAGTTTGGCAATGTGGACGCCACCTCCCGTTTCACCACCAGGATCTACAAACCTGCCAGCAGTGGCTGCTTCTTGTATTCTGCCATTTTTAGCTTTTAGCCTTTACACCTCCTGGTCACATATCATTACGTGTCATTTGTCTTGGTTAAACTCTCACTGGTTAGGATTGTCACCGAGCAGAAAACAAGGCCTTCCTGTCTCCTCATCAGCTAATTAGATACAAAGTGGTGAGTGTGATGAGTTCAAAGAAACACTTCAACTCAGCAGCGAGGACAGTGCAGCCTGGgactgtttgtgtttcctggacaccaacacacacacacacattgaactACACACTGGCACAAGCTTGaataacaaaatgcaaacacagaatATACATGAATATAGAATAAAAGTGGCTACATGATTCTAATGATACACATAAACAGATATATGATTCCCTCTGAGCTCACTCCATTTTTGGGCATTGAAGAGCACTGAAGCTGCTTGGGAGGGTCCTGGTGGCCACACATCTTACTGTAAGATgctatatgttgttttttccctgaATTTGTCATGAAAAAAGGGACATGCTTGAATTCACGGCAAGTTCACAACTTCATCACCAAGACATGATGCAAGAGTCACACAAACAAGGCTTAACAACTTGAGAGAAACCAAGGAAATTAACTCATTTCTTCACCTGAAAAAGACTGACAAAACCTCAAAGCAGAAGTGAAAAATAACTGAGCAGtttccattaaaaacacacactggcacgcTCTCAACATAAAGAATTAACTTGCAAGCCTCCTATCAGACTGTTGGCGATCCCTCTGATGTGAGCAGGatgaacagaaaaccaaacGCGCAGGCcgttcttttcaaaaatcctaatgtttatctgtctgcaggTAAGATGCTCTCTACACCTAATCTGCACAAGTTCTCATCTTGAACACAAAACCAGATGATTTACCACGAATCTGACTTCGGTAACGCAAACGCTTCCATGTATGAATGATGAAGTtaccaaagtacaaaaaaatactATGACCATTATTCTTATATTATTTTGCTGATGTATTTTCAATGTACATTGTTCTGATGTTCAATTCTTTATCATGTATGATTTGTCAGAGACAATTGAGGAAGGGGAGGACTCTGTTCATGCAGTggaacacactgctgacaaaaatccaaactttTCAGGTAAATTTTGAAATccacatgattattattatgattatgattctATAAAAAAGGCGTTTGGGGTAAAGGACAGAGGATGTGtgtttaaagcaaaaaaataaaaattactcACATGAAAGTATTTTCTATCAGCTGTTCAGGTGATCTGACTGGACTCTTTGTCTCTGCTAGATGAGAagactccctccttctcttcgtCTTTTCCACTGGTATCGGTGTGTTGGCTGATATTCTTAGTCATCATGGCCCTTCGATTCTACTGTGAGTGTTGGCTCAGCATTTATTCTGTCACATAAACAGGACATATTGTCCTAATTAATATTTAGATACAGGACTGTCAGCTTTTCAGTTggtctgtaaaataaagtgtgtttgGACTTGGAGCATCAAAAGTTATAATAAGTTTTACATGAAAGCcagttgaactgaaatgatttgtaaTACCATGTTCCACAGTGACAGAACaacagattcttattttgtggcTGATTTGACAGCTGAGATGTTTCTGTGTCCTTCTCTGCAGTTACCTCGCTCATTTCTGACAATATGGCCAAGCTGAGAGAAAACCAGAcagctgcagccaatcagaacgtactgtgcctcagctcagccaatgacagcttGAGCAGGGTTCTCAGCGATCAGACAGTCCTCATTTGTGACCTgagataaaacaacagcatcctgacttcagaaagtcagcagctgcagatggagaagagcgccttagagagacaagtggagaagctgaggagagagaggactgagctCAGCTTGACTTGGTCACAGAGGATCCTTGATGCCTACTGCCCCAAAACAGGAGACAAGCAAGGTAATCTGAAAACCACTTCAGCATGGtcacaaaaatgattttatgattatattgataaaactgaaatcacaaatcagtAATCATGTTTGTTAATTTGTCTCTCTTATTCCCCTCAGAGAGACGGTGTAATCCTTGTCAGAAGGGCTGGCTTCTCTCCCCATCCAAGTCCAGCTGTTATCTGGTTGTACACGGTACATATCGTGACTGGAAAACCTGGGAAGAAGCTGCAGAGgactgcaggcagaggaatgcagattTGGTTGTGATAGAAAATCGTCAGGAGCAGGTAaagggaacatgacaggaacagagaggagcgTCGATGTCATAAACTGAGcttgaaacagtaaaaaaaaaaaaaaaagagtccaaaAGTCACAATGTGTCCATTTGAATGTGGTACTGAAACATCTCTGATTATTCACCAGGAATTCATCTGTAAAGTCAGTGAAAGGAGTTTGTACGGCTACTGGATTGGCTTGAGAAGAACAAGTGGTGTCTGGAAGTGGGTCGATGGAAGTGATCTGACTGAAaggtaagacacatttctaaGCTCTAGGCTAAGTTCTAGGCTCTGTGATATGTGTGACCTtggagaaatagaaaatgaaatgcactttcttttttactgCCCGTTTTACCATGATATAAGATTTAAGTTGTTTAATCAAGTTAAGGTACAAACAAGCCACCTAATGCAGGACAAAGAGATGTTGACATGgctatttaaatataaaacacatgcagTCGCGGATTTCATTGAGAAGGCCTGGTATAAGAGGAAGATGGCAATGTACCATTGAGTGCCTGGAATTTGTTGTATTATTGCCTGTTTGctccctttgttttgttgtggcaagcagtgtttttttgttttgttatggatggtgatatatttttatttggtgtctTATAATTCCTTTGTGGGATGGGCCACAGTTGTGGCAGGACatgtaaataaatcattaattcattcattcattcattcattcattcattcattcattcattcattctaaacACCATGAGTCATAAAATCTGTAAACAGTTTTCTAACCATCATGTTCTTCCATCAGCTATTGGATATACCAACCTTATGACAACAAGGACTGTGCAGCTTCTGTCCAGGAGAGCTCACCTAAGGGATTGATAGCTGGGAACTGTGCTGACAAAAACCAATGGATCTGTGAAATGAAGGCTTTGTCTGTTTAGACATCGTGTGATTATTGAATCCAGCTGTAGAGAAATAAGCTGGATTGCTCATACTCATGAGCAAAACATGGAGAATTTCACTTAAAACTGCTTGGTTTTCTTTACATAATCATTTACTGTAAAAGAGCATGTTATTGCATAGCTGTACTTGAAATActgtcattcacatcatttccaacacaagcagcatcaaccaacattgtttgaagcagtttgtattctaatgacaatgtttattttgttgatttggtaaagaagtgtcttttcctgtgatcacatcactgttaccatgttaaaatgtaattctGTAATCTGTAACCTCCCAACCTGATCACTGTCTTCAACATCTTTGCAAGTAAACCTGCTGCATTCTTAACcatattctgtgtgtgcatgggtatattatattttattattattattattattattacctcaAATTGCCACTTGAAGATTTAACAGGAACTTTAATCAAGTTAGAAATGATCTCATCAGACAGGATCCTGTAACATATATTATCCAGTAAATACAAGAATAATACCAGAATAAtaagccacagcagctccatgacactttgaattatatttttatgcTCGCTCCTTATTTGTTAGCAAGTTTGTTTGACGCTGCTGGTATCGCATCTCATAAAACCCCGAATAAAAATCAAAGTCTATCACAAATTGGCCTAATACTGTATCAgttaaaattatttcacttgctACGCACAAAAACTACAGTGATTTATATGTATCCTTCATTATAAGACGAGTGCGAGTCCTCAATGCAAGTCATGAGtttaatgttctgttttgtcaGTCTGACTGAATGAAAACTGATCTTTTAGAAGTGAACACTCTTCAAAACCAATTCCAGAAACAAATCAACTCTATGCACAGAACAACACATCAGGAGAGTGAAAAGAACACACACTTAAgagaaaatatacatttttttaaacagaaaatttACTATAAGATTTTACCTTACCatataataaacaaaatctcAATCAGGATTCTCAAACCCTCCTCCCATATTCTATAGTTGTACTGTTGAAAGTATTGGTGGTTCCATTGAAGCAAGGCAGTGTTGGATTTTGACCTCAGTGCCTCCCTCTGGTGGGCGTCtctccacactgcagcagatagTGACAGATCACAGCAGGACATCAGCTCAGCTCTCTGAAGCTTTGATGAAAAGTTAGACATATCCAACACTGCACAATTTCACAGTTAGCTGCACCTTTTATATTTAATAGATCAGAAACTGTTGATTTTGGGAGacagacacattttatttatgtgtttaatgATTCATTATTTAACATCACTTCTTGATGTAAAGGAAGTGTCCCAAAGTTTCCCCACCGCTCAGTGGATGGGTCAAACTCTCCAAAGATTTTCTTAGTCTGACTTTTAGTGTCTTAGtgtttttggatgaaaatggcCAAATGTAAAGGTCATGAATAAGGGCATAAAAGGTACAGCCACAGGGATTTTaccactgacagctgctcaaaatccctgctgctgcatcactgacTCGGTGCAGCCACCAGTGCAACGTGACTGACAGTTTCagcctctagagggcagtgcagcaaacatttcctctccttatgtgatttaaaacacacaataaaaggtTGGTTTGGCTTGCCAACAGCATGAGGAGCACTCACAGGAGCAGGGATGAAGCTGACCCACCTGTGTTCTCCATGAGCCtcttaaagtctccatgaaatgacctcacatgacctccacttcctgtaaaGCAGAGCATCTCATATAGTGACAGCACCCTGTACTAGTGGCTGCAAAGTCAAATTTCAACCGGTACAACCCTCACAAAtttttaaacatcctctctcatccacctcatcctttcaaaataaaagtctcattcttccaaactgagatcctgttggtttgcacttgtgagtgatccttccctgcaccatgtcccgccctaacttcctgtttcaacaggaaatccatCAAATCAAGACAGTAAGAGTCCACTCACGAGCTCTTTAAAGGTCCAGGTGATCTCTCACCTTCATTGGACAAATTGTGAAACTGAGTCCTGG
The Myripristis murdjan chromosome 16, fMyrMur1.1, whole genome shotgun sequence DNA segment above includes these coding regions:
- the LOC115374323 gene encoding natural killer cells antigen CD94-like; its protein translation is MALRFYFTSLISDNMAKLRENQTAAANQNVLILTSESQQLQMEKSALERQVEKLRRERTELSLTWSQRILDAYCPKTGDKQERRCNPCQKGWLLSPSKSSCYLVVHGTYRDWKTWEEAAEDCRQRNADLVVIENRQEQEFICKVSERSLYGYWIGLRRTSGVWKWVDGSDLTESYWIYQPYDNKDCAASVQESSPKGLIAGNCADKNQWICEMKALSV